A window from Aquabacterium sp. NJ1 encodes these proteins:
- a CDS encoding glycosyltransferase family 2 protein gives MTVIAHPTPSSARAQLPRLSCVIPCYNEAANLRLLLPILAEQLSGCASEWEVILVNDGSRDDTSAVFDEWTRQPGFRAIEFSRNFGKEAALTAGLQAANGDVVVLMDSDMQHPPRFIPEMIKQWQAGADVVYALRENRDDESLFKQVGTRAFYRLINAKSRFQVPPDAGDFRLMDRAVVEALMALPERNRFMKGLYAWVGFKSVAIPYEPAERAVGKTHYNALKLIAFSIDGLTAFTTWPLRVASIAGMVMALMAFIYGSVVIVDFLIYGNKVSGWTTIIVLLSFFVGIQLIGLGILGEYIARIFEEVKSRPLYVVRRSLGRGLDVSAPGHTGD, from the coding sequence ATGACCGTGATTGCCCACCCGACTCCCTCCAGTGCCCGTGCCCAGCTGCCTCGCCTGAGCTGCGTCATCCCCTGCTACAACGAAGCGGCCAACCTGCGCCTGCTGCTGCCCATCCTGGCCGAGCAATTGAGCGGGTGTGCCTCCGAGTGGGAGGTGATCCTGGTCAATGACGGCAGCCGTGATGACACCTCGGCGGTGTTTGACGAGTGGACGCGCCAGCCTGGCTTCCGCGCCATCGAGTTCTCGCGCAATTTCGGCAAGGAAGCCGCGCTCACGGCCGGCCTGCAGGCCGCCAATGGCGATGTTGTGGTCCTGATGGATTCGGACATGCAGCACCCGCCGCGCTTCATCCCCGAGATGATCAAGCAATGGCAGGCGGGCGCGGATGTGGTCTACGCCCTGCGTGAGAACCGCGATGATGAAAGCCTGTTCAAACAGGTTGGTACACGGGCCTTCTACCGCCTGATCAACGCCAAGTCGCGGTTCCAGGTGCCACCTGACGCGGGTGATTTCCGTTTGATGGACCGCGCCGTGGTCGAGGCCCTGATGGCCTTGCCCGAGCGCAACCGCTTCATGAAGGGCTTGTACGCCTGGGTGGGCTTCAAGTCCGTGGCCATTCCGTATGAGCCCGCCGAGCGGGCCGTGGGCAAGACGCACTACAACGCGCTCAAGCTGATTGCCTTTTCGATCGACGGTCTGACCGCGTTCACCACCTGGCCGCTGCGTGTGGCCAGCATCGCCGGCATGGTGATGGCCTTGATGGCTTTCATCTACGGATCGGTGGTCATCGTGGACTTCCTGATCTACGGCAACAAGGTCTCGGGCTGGACGACCATCATCGTGCTGCTGTCCTTCTTCGTGGGCATCCAGCTCATTGGCCTGGGCATCCTGGGCGAGTACATCGCCCGCATCTTCGAAGAAGTCAAGAGCCGGCCGCTGTATGTCGTGCGCCGTTCGCTGGGCCGTGGGCTGGACGTGTCCGCGCCAGGCCACACGGGTGATTGA
- a CDS encoding ChbG/HpnK family deacetylase gives MSMTAGTLRQLAVCVDDFGLHDGVNQAVFELLALRRISAVSCLVDGPSWASGVPALCEAVGPADAPVADVGLHLNFTETLDVAAQSACPSLPLGTLIKACYLRRLDVAALAREIERQWDRFEAHWGRAPDFIDGHQHAHQLPQIRDALLQVLRRRYPPGQAGVKPWVRQCRSPGWRAVLAGISVSDTVKAAIIGTLGATVLGRAVSRLGLRRSERLLGVYPFDADATAYLHRWQAWLSLVRPQGDLLMCHPAVPMAKAPPWPDVIAASRCMEHAVLTGQAFGEVLQTAGVRVARLGEVGWP, from the coding sequence ATGAGCATGACGGCAGGCACCCTGCGGCAACTGGCCGTGTGTGTGGACGATTTCGGCCTGCACGATGGCGTGAACCAGGCCGTGTTCGAGTTGCTGGCGCTGCGCCGTATTTCTGCCGTCAGCTGCCTGGTGGATGGGCCCAGCTGGGCGTCCGGCGTGCCCGCGTTGTGCGAGGCCGTGGGGCCGGCCGATGCACCCGTGGCCGATGTCGGCCTGCACCTGAACTTCACCGAAACGCTGGACGTGGCCGCGCAATCGGCCTGCCCGAGCCTGCCGCTGGGCACGCTGATCAAGGCCTGTTACCTGCGTCGGCTCGATGTGGCCGCGCTGGCTCGCGAGATCGAACGCCAGTGGGATCGCTTCGAGGCCCACTGGGGGCGAGCACCAGACTTCATCGACGGCCACCAGCACGCCCACCAACTGCCCCAGATCCGGGACGCCTTGCTGCAGGTGCTGCGCAGGCGTTACCCACCTGGGCAGGCGGGCGTCAAGCCATGGGTGCGGCAATGCCGATCACCCGGCTGGCGCGCCGTGCTGGCGGGCATCAGCGTGTCGGACACCGTCAAGGCGGCCATCATCGGCACCCTGGGGGCGACCGTGCTGGGCCGGGCGGTGAGCCGGCTCGGCCTGCGCCGCAGCGAGCGCCTGCTCGGGGTGTACCCGTTTGATGCAGACGCCACCGCCTATTTGCACCGCTGGCAGGCCTGGCTCAGCCTGGTGCGCCCGCAAGGTGATTTGCTGATGTGCCACCCTGCCGTGCCCATGGCGAAGGCCCCACCCTGGCCGGATGTCATTGCCGCGTCTCGTTGCATGGAGCACGCCGTGTTGACGGGCCAGGCTTTTGGCGAAGTCCTGCAGACCGCTGGCGTGCGCGTCGCGCGCCTGGGTGAGGTCGGCTGGCCCTGA
- a CDS encoding glycosyltransferase family 39 protein, producing the protein MTQVSKPNWSISNWPIWGVGLVLLAWLVCTAWWRPLAVPDEGRYAGVAWEMIRSGDWLTPTLNGLPFFHKPPLFYWLTALSLKAFGLTLWAARLASVFGAWLGAMGLYLLVRQWAGPRLAGWSALVLVTQPFYFGGAQYANLDMLVAGCISATVALGAHAVLAREAGQPYRLALWGTYGLAGLGLLAKGLIGLVLPGAVLVLWLLLTGRWRAILAMLSVPGLLVFGLVAAPWFVAMQRLYPDFFHYFFVYQHFQRFTQTGFNNMHAWWYYLPMMVGLTLPWVPAWLLARWAPQRKAPVSREAAPATHAGRSALCALSWVWMAVILVFFSIPASKLPGYILPALPPLAYLVANALERRWPAFASFMPKAFGGLAALLCVGLIGTAVQYDKQSAKPVLPVLQPLLKQGVPLVYVNEFVYDLPFYLAQPGPIPVISNWDDPDLPKHDNDRKELFDAGEFNPKLAPQVLVPKAQWSTWLCTHPRLAVMAPHDVVKAYPELAWQPPVMKLKLWSLWVLDRDDLLVKGLRCP; encoded by the coding sequence GTGACGCAAGTTTCCAAGCCAAACTGGTCGATCTCGAACTGGCCGATCTGGGGCGTCGGCCTGGTGCTGCTGGCCTGGCTCGTGTGCACGGCCTGGTGGCGCCCGCTGGCCGTGCCGGATGAAGGCCGCTACGCTGGCGTCGCCTGGGAAATGATCCGCAGTGGTGACTGGCTGACACCCACCCTCAACGGCTTGCCCTTCTTCCACAAGCCACCCCTTTTCTATTGGCTCACGGCCTTGTCGCTCAAGGCCTTTGGCCTGACCCTGTGGGCCGCGCGGCTGGCCTCTGTCTTTGGCGCATGGCTGGGTGCCATGGGGCTGTACCTGCTGGTGCGTCAATGGGCGGGCCCGCGCTTGGCAGGCTGGTCCGCGCTGGTGCTGGTCACGCAGCCTTTCTACTTTGGCGGCGCGCAGTACGCCAACCTGGACATGCTGGTGGCCGGCTGCATCTCGGCCACCGTGGCCCTGGGCGCGCACGCGGTGCTGGCGCGTGAAGCCGGCCAGCCCTATCGCCTGGCGCTGTGGGGCACCTACGGCCTGGCGGGCCTGGGCCTGCTGGCCAAGGGCCTGATCGGGCTGGTACTGCCCGGTGCCGTGCTGGTGCTGTGGCTGCTGCTGACCGGTCGCTGGCGCGCCATCCTGGCCATGCTGTCGGTGCCGGGCTTGCTGGTGTTCGGTCTGGTGGCCGCACCCTGGTTCGTGGCCATGCAGCGCCTGTACCCGGACTTCTTCCACTATTTCTTCGTCTACCAGCACTTCCAGCGCTTCACACAGACGGGCTTCAACAACATGCACGCCTGGTGGTACTACCTGCCGATGATGGTTGGCCTGACCTTGCCCTGGGTGCCGGCGTGGCTGCTGGCCAGGTGGGCGCCGCAGCGCAAGGCGCCGGTTTCTCGCGAGGCAGCACCTGCCACGCACGCCGGTCGGTCGGCGCTGTGCGCGCTGTCCTGGGTCTGGATGGCGGTGATCCTCGTCTTCTTCTCCATCCCCGCATCCAAGCTGCCAGGCTACATCCTGCCTGCCTTGCCGCCCCTGGCTTACCTGGTGGCCAACGCGCTGGAGCGCCGCTGGCCGGCGTTCGCCTCGTTCATGCCCAAGGCCTTTGGCGGCCTGGCCGCGCTGCTGTGCGTGGGGCTCATTGGCACCGCCGTCCAGTACGACAAGCAGTCCGCCAAGCCGGTGCTGCCTGTGCTGCAGCCTTTGCTCAAGCAGGGCGTGCCCCTGGTCTACGTCAACGAGTTTGTCTATGACCTGCCGTTCTACCTGGCGCAGCCCGGCCCCATCCCCGTCATCAGCAACTGGGATGACCCGGACCTGCCCAAGCACGACAACGACCGCAAGGAGCTGTTCGACGCCGGCGAGTTCAATCCCAAGCTGGCGCCGCAGGTGCTGGTTCCCAAGGCCCAATGGTCGACATGGTTGTGCACCCATCCTCGGTTGGCGGTGATGGCGCCGCACGATGTGGTCAAGGCCTACCCCGAACTCGCCTGGCAGCCGCCGGTCATGAAACTCAAGCTGTGGTCGCTGTGGGTGCTCGACCGTGACGACCTGCTCGTCAAGGGCCTGCGTTGCCCGTGA
- a CDS encoding chorismate mutase → MTSFITPCDSLADVRSAIDQIDAMLVDLLAERGRYVREAARFKRNQAEVAAPDRVKQVIDKALAHALESGAEPEVVEAVYRSMVAAFIQIESRQHQALQARQAPDAGTMSGCICA, encoded by the coding sequence ATGACTTCTTTCATCACCCCTTGCGACAGCCTCGCTGACGTGCGCTCGGCCATCGACCAGATCGACGCCATGCTGGTGGACTTGCTGGCCGAACGCGGCCGCTATGTGCGTGAAGCCGCGCGCTTCAAGCGCAACCAGGCCGAGGTCGCCGCCCCGGACCGCGTCAAACAGGTGATCGACAAGGCCCTGGCCCATGCGCTGGAGTCCGGAGCCGAACCCGAGGTGGTCGAAGCCGTCTACCGCAGCATGGTGGCGGCCTTCATCCAGATCGAGTCACGGCAGCACCAGGCCCTGCAAGCGAGGCAGGCGCCTGACGCAGGCACAATGTCGGGTTGCATTTGCGCTTGA
- a CDS encoding nucleoside-diphosphate sugar epimerase/dehydratase, which translates to MLWTPLNRLLDQLRPRRQSAVLLADAVLIAVAWHATYLFRMGVERWLHERPAYDWAVLLGVILVYSTVSWALGVPRATWRYTSFHEITRLSWVCVGAGLASAVVVLMAHLVEVPRAVLALHPVFSLIVLSLARMTVRMLSESSRARRAGRQSTGQRALVLGAGAAAKLLIAGIQHRGWTVVGLLDDDVRKHGSSIAGITVWGGLELLADGSVLDDVTHLILAMPSASNAQRKRALDLAASTGLPVVTVPSADELREGRSRIDRVRDIEPEDVLGREPVKLDESAVSKLISGQTVLITGAGGSIGSELCRQIARFGPSRLVLFELSEFALYQIEQDLGERFPHLPLVRLVGDVKDLGALRRAMQAHQPDLVFHAAAYKHVPLMEDDNAWMALRNNTLGTYNVAQAAAEQGVKRFVLISTDKAVNPTNVMGATKRAAEMVVSHWAAQGTGTRFMAVRFGNVLGSSGSVIPKFKEQIAKGGPVTVTHPEITRYFMTIPEAAQLVLQAAALAETGQVFVMDMGKSVKIADLARELIRLSGQTEAEIPIVFSGLRPGEKLYEELLADADTTLPTPHPRLRLAQLRGELPADWLTRLMALAADETASTPAVLRARLHDLVPEYAPR; encoded by the coding sequence ATGCTCTGGACCCCATTGAACCGTTTGCTGGATCAGCTTCGCCCTCGCCGCCAATCCGCGGTGCTTCTGGCCGATGCCGTGCTCATCGCCGTGGCCTGGCATGCCACCTACCTGTTCCGCATGGGGGTGGAGCGCTGGCTGCACGAGCGGCCTGCTTATGACTGGGCCGTGCTGCTGGGCGTGATCCTGGTCTACAGCACGGTGTCCTGGGCGCTGGGCGTGCCGCGCGCCACCTGGCGTTACACCAGCTTCCACGAGATCACCCGCTTGAGCTGGGTGTGCGTGGGCGCAGGGTTGGCCAGTGCCGTGGTGGTGTTGATGGCCCACCTGGTCGAGGTGCCCCGTGCCGTACTGGCCTTGCATCCCGTGTTCAGCCTGATTGTGCTGTCGCTGGCGCGCATGACGGTGCGCATGCTCAGCGAGTCCTCGCGCGCGCGGCGGGCAGGGCGCCAGTCCACGGGGCAGCGTGCGCTCGTGCTGGGCGCCGGCGCCGCAGCCAAACTCTTGATCGCCGGTATCCAGCATCGCGGCTGGACGGTGGTCGGCCTGCTGGATGACGATGTGCGCAAGCACGGCTCCAGCATCGCCGGCATCACCGTGTGGGGCGGGCTGGAGCTGCTGGCCGATGGCAGCGTGCTCGATGACGTCACCCACCTGATCCTGGCCATGCCTTCTGCGTCCAATGCGCAGCGCAAACGTGCGTTGGACCTGGCCGCGTCCACCGGCCTGCCTGTGGTGACCGTGCCCTCGGCGGACGAGCTGCGTGAAGGCCGCTCCCGCATCGACCGTGTGCGCGACATCGAGCCCGAGGACGTGCTGGGCCGCGAGCCCGTCAAGCTCGATGAAAGCGCCGTGTCCAAGCTGATCAGCGGCCAGACCGTGCTGATCACCGGCGCAGGTGGTTCGATCGGTTCGGAGTTGTGCCGGCAGATCGCGCGCTTCGGGCCCAGCCGCCTGGTGCTGTTCGAGCTGAGCGAATTCGCGCTCTACCAGATCGAGCAGGACCTGGGCGAGCGCTTCCCGCATCTGCCGCTGGTGCGCCTGGTGGGCGATGTGAAGGACCTGGGGGCACTGCGCCGCGCCATGCAGGCCCACCAGCCCGACCTGGTCTTCCACGCTGCAGCCTACAAGCACGTGCCCCTGATGGAAGACGACAACGCCTGGATGGCCTTGCGCAACAACACGCTGGGCACCTACAACGTGGCCCAGGCCGCGGCAGAGCAGGGCGTCAAGCGCTTCGTGCTCATTTCCACCGACAAGGCCGTGAACCCCACCAATGTGATGGGTGCCACCAAGCGCGCCGCCGAGATGGTCGTGTCGCACTGGGCCGCGCAGGGCACGGGCACACGCTTCATGGCCGTGCGTTTTGGCAATGTGCTGGGTTCCAGCGGCAGTGTGATCCCCAAGTTCAAGGAGCAGATCGCCAAGGGCGGGCCGGTGACCGTCACCCACCCCGAGATCACCCGCTACTTCATGACCATCCCGGAGGCGGCCCAACTGGTGCTGCAGGCTGCGGCCCTGGCCGAAACGGGGCAGGTCTTCGTGATGGACATGGGCAAGTCCGTGAAGATCGCGGATCTGGCGCGCGAGCTGATTCGCCTGAGCGGCCAGACCGAAGCCGAGATCCCCATCGTGTTCAGCGGCCTGCGCCCCGGAGAGAAACTGTACGAAGAGCTGCTGGCCGACGCCGACACCACCCTGCCGACACCGCACCCGCGCCTGCGCCTGGCGCAGTTGCGCGGTGAGTTACCCGCAGACTGGCTGACTCGTCTCATGGCCCTTGCTGCAGACGAAACAGCCAGCACCCCAGCCGTGCTGCGCGCCCGCCTGCACGACCTGGTTCCCGAATACGCCCCACGCTGA
- a CDS encoding CHASE domain-containing protein — protein sequence MSLRSPLTSLSIRGLITWLSYTVAGLLAVSLSAPNEHVSPLYLPAGLALAFVMGWGPAMLLPIGLGAAAVLTVTTWPLTGGMPALAGIAVIGGVGASLQAWVAWRLTLSPDRRPLTLERPAQIGRFLMVAGPLACLVNATISVGARGALGLTPADALPQAFLGWWTGDTLGVLVGTPMMLTLLGQPAELWRARRQPVGIPLLVATVLLALGVRQVQIWGMERENAAFLRDASATADTVQHKFNGYRDALAALAGVFEASDSVTRDEFTKASRYWLSALKGMQAIGWDQRLQASDISAFEAQQRQEGLPGYKVFNVDRQPPSTDRELAVVRYIEPRAGNEVALGYNALSAPATRDAYEQARREDRVIATRGLRLMQETAQQTGVVVYHPVFKGEPFTPQTRVQASQGAVFLALRMDDALSAMLQGRPTYLEACLIDVGASASTVLGGTAACRTSQWQQAHRHRIDIPIDFGDRQWQLAVWSAKAAPIVGLGATSWLLAVGGVALAAALGALLLVMTGHARRIEAAMEEARQQRSAAESANQAKSDFLSRMSHELRTPLNAVLGFAQVMSLDQREPLPPTQRERVEQIQQAGWHLLDMIDDVLDISRIDMGTLQLQTAPLRIKDELGMAGKLLQEDADRHGVTLNMPQGLPAEWGVMADASRLRQILSHLLSNGIKFNQRGGQVSVSVQEGPPGDKGAVMQIIVHDTGLGMNEQQVSQLFQPFNRLGREQGGTSGTGIGLVISRHLALLMGGQLDVQSEEGKGSTFTLSLPGVIMPPKAASTSHKRPPVARAEGASRSRHVLYVEDNQANSEVIRAALSARPWITVTVAPTTEEGLAVLHNRLRGSKPDLILLDVHLPDASGQELLKLIKANPDTVDIPVIMISADAMPEQIDAALSAGAACYLTKPVQLAELLRQVDELLPE from the coding sequence ATGAGCCTGCGCTCTCCCCTGACCTCGCTGTCAATCAGGGGCCTCATCACCTGGTTGAGCTACACCGTCGCGGGCTTGTTGGCGGTGTCGCTGTCCGCGCCCAACGAACACGTGTCGCCGCTTTATCTGCCGGCCGGCCTGGCTCTGGCTTTCGTGATGGGCTGGGGGCCGGCGATGCTGCTGCCGATCGGGCTGGGCGCCGCGGCTGTCTTGACCGTGACCACGTGGCCCCTGACCGGCGGGATGCCGGCGCTGGCGGGCATCGCCGTGATCGGGGGCGTCGGCGCCAGTTTGCAAGCCTGGGTCGCCTGGCGTTTGACACTGTCACCCGACCGGCGCCCATTGACCCTGGAGCGCCCCGCCCAGATCGGGCGCTTCCTGATGGTCGCCGGGCCCCTGGCCTGCCTGGTCAACGCCACCATCTCGGTGGGGGCTCGCGGCGCGCTGGGCCTCACCCCCGCGGACGCCTTGCCTCAGGCCTTCCTGGGTTGGTGGACGGGGGACACCCTGGGTGTGCTGGTGGGCACACCCATGATGCTGACCTTGCTGGGGCAGCCTGCCGAACTCTGGCGCGCACGACGCCAACCAGTGGGCATCCCTCTGCTGGTGGCCACCGTGTTGCTGGCCCTGGGCGTCCGGCAGGTCCAGATCTGGGGGATGGAGCGCGAGAACGCCGCGTTCCTGCGTGATGCGAGCGCCACCGCCGATACCGTTCAGCACAAGTTCAACGGTTATCGGGACGCGCTGGCTGCACTGGCCGGTGTCTTCGAAGCCTCCGATTCGGTGACACGCGACGAATTCACGAAAGCATCCCGCTACTGGCTGAGTGCGCTCAAGGGCATGCAGGCCATCGGCTGGGACCAGCGCCTGCAGGCTTCGGACATTTCCGCCTTTGAAGCCCAGCAGCGGCAAGAGGGGCTGCCCGGCTACAAGGTGTTCAACGTCGATCGCCAACCGCCATCGACGGATCGGGAACTGGCCGTGGTGCGCTACATCGAGCCACGCGCGGGCAACGAGGTGGCCTTGGGCTACAACGCGCTGTCTGCCCCTGCGACCCGCGACGCCTACGAACAGGCCCGCCGGGAAGACCGTGTGATCGCCACGCGGGGTTTGCGCCTGATGCAGGAAACAGCCCAGCAGACGGGCGTGGTCGTGTACCACCCGGTGTTCAAGGGCGAGCCCTTCACCCCGCAGACCCGCGTGCAGGCGAGCCAGGGGGCCGTGTTCCTGGCGCTGCGCATGGACGATGCCTTGTCCGCCATGCTGCAAGGCCGCCCCACCTACCTGGAGGCCTGCCTGATCGATGTCGGCGCGTCCGCCAGCACGGTGCTGGGTGGCACCGCCGCATGCAGGACATCACAATGGCAACAAGCCCATCGCCACCGGATCGACATCCCCATCGATTTTGGTGACCGCCAGTGGCAACTGGCCGTGTGGAGCGCCAAGGCCGCGCCGATCGTCGGCCTGGGCGCCACCTCCTGGCTGCTGGCGGTGGGCGGTGTGGCGCTGGCCGCGGCCTTGGGGGCCTTGCTGCTGGTCATGACCGGCCACGCGCGCCGCATCGAGGCGGCGATGGAAGAAGCGCGCCAGCAGCGTAGCGCGGCGGAGTCAGCCAACCAGGCCAAGAGCGACTTCCTGTCGCGCATGAGCCATGAACTGCGCACGCCGCTCAACGCGGTATTGGGCTTTGCCCAGGTGATGTCGCTGGACCAGCGCGAACCCCTGCCCCCTACGCAACGTGAGCGTGTCGAGCAGATCCAGCAAGCCGGTTGGCACCTGCTGGACATGATCGACGACGTGCTGGACATCTCACGCATCGACATGGGCACGCTGCAATTGCAAACCGCGCCCCTGCGCATCAAGGATGAACTGGGCATGGCCGGCAAGCTGCTTCAGGAGGATGCCGACCGGCATGGCGTGACCTTGAACATGCCGCAAGGCCTGCCTGCCGAATGGGGGGTGATGGCCGACGCCTCGCGCCTGCGCCAGATCCTGTCGCACCTGCTGAGCAATGGCATCAAATTCAACCAGCGGGGCGGCCAGGTATCGGTCTCTGTGCAGGAGGGCCCGCCGGGCGACAAGGGCGCCGTGATGCAGATCATCGTGCATGACACCGGCCTGGGCATGAACGAGCAACAGGTGTCGCAACTCTTCCAGCCTTTCAACCGGCTGGGACGCGAGCAAGGCGGCACGAGCGGCACCGGCATCGGCCTCGTCATCAGCCGGCATCTGGCCCTGCTGATGGGCGGGCAGCTGGACGTGCAAAGCGAAGAGGGCAAGGGCTCGACCTTCACCCTGTCCCTGCCCGGCGTGATCATGCCGCCGAAGGCCGCCAGCACCAGCCACAAGCGCCCACCAGTGGCCAGGGCGGAGGGGGCATCCCGCTCACGCCATGTGCTGTATGTGGAAGACAACCAGGCCAACAGTGAGGTGATCCGCGCCGCACTGAGTGCGCGTCCCTGGATCACGGTGACGGTGGCCCCGACCACCGAAGAAGGCCTGGCCGTGCTGCACAACCGCCTGCGTGGCAGCAAGCCTGATCTGATCCTGCTGGATGTGCACTTGCCGGATGCCTCTGGGCAGGAGCTGCTCAAGCTGATCAAGGCCAACCCGGACACGGTGGACATCCCCGTGATCATGATCTCGGCGGACGCCATGCCCGAGCAGATCGACGCGGCGCTGAGTGCCGGCGCGGCCTGCTACCTCACCAAGCCCGTGCAGTTGGCAGAGTTGCTGCGGCAGGTGGATGAATTGCTGCCGGAGTAG
- a CDS encoding MBL fold metallo-hydrolase — protein MVRPSRWFAPLALSLMTWAALPAAHAEAPQVLTQVPGYYRQMIGAFEVTALYDGQINLDGKLLKNTTPEHVQKLLARMFRTNPTPTAVIAFLVNTGNKLVLVDTGAAKVFGPTLGQVLSNLKAAGYDPAQVDTVLLTHLHGDHVGGLLTPEGQPAFPNAQVYAAKADADFWLSPASLAKAPDDKKMFFKAPQDATAPYIKAGHFKTFEGNSEIQPGIKPVDEHGHTPGHTGYLFESKGQKLLIWGDVVHNAAVQFPQPKVTIEFDNDQAKALATRMKVFGWTAKDALLVAGAHLPFPGIGHVRAEGKNSYTWVPIDFAPVAPTPAP, from the coding sequence ATGGTCCGTCCATCCCGCTGGTTCGCCCCGCTTGCATTGAGTCTCATGACATGGGCAGCCTTGCCCGCCGCGCACGCCGAAGCGCCGCAAGTCCTCACCCAGGTGCCCGGCTACTACCGCCAGATGATCGGCGCGTTTGAAGTCACCGCCCTGTATGACGGCCAGATCAACCTGGACGGCAAGCTGCTCAAGAACACCACGCCCGAGCATGTCCAGAAGCTGCTGGCCAGGATGTTCCGCACCAACCCCACGCCCACGGCCGTGATCGCCTTCCTGGTGAACACCGGCAACAAGCTGGTCCTGGTCGACACCGGTGCGGCCAAGGTATTCGGCCCCACGCTGGGCCAGGTCCTCAGCAACCTGAAGGCCGCCGGTTATGACCCCGCCCAGGTGGACACCGTCTTGCTGACCCACCTGCACGGTGACCACGTGGGTGGCCTGCTGACGCCCGAAGGCCAGCCCGCCTTCCCGAACGCCCAGGTCTATGCCGCCAAGGCTGATGCCGATTTCTGGCTGAGCCCCGCCAGCCTGGCCAAGGCCCCTGATGACAAGAAGATGTTCTTCAAGGCGCCTCAGGATGCCACCGCGCCCTACATCAAGGCCGGGCATTTCAAGACCTTTGAGGGCAACAGCGAGATCCAGCCCGGCATCAAGCCCGTGGACGAGCATGGCCACACGCCTGGTCACACCGGTTACCTGTTCGAATCCAAGGGCCAGAAGCTGCTGATCTGGGGTGACGTGGTGCACAACGCCGCCGTGCAATTCCCGCAGCCCAAGGTCACCATCGAGTTCGACAACGACCAGGCCAAGGCACTGGCCACCCGCATGAAGGTCTTCGGCTGGACGGCCAAGGATGCGCTGCTGGTAGCGGGTGCCCACCTGCCGTTCCCTGGCATCGGCCACGTGCGCGCCGAGGGCAAGAACAGCTATACCTGGGTGCCGATCGACTTCGCACCGGTGGCGCCCACACCGGCGCCCTGA
- a CDS encoding S41 family peptidase, with protein MTSKLKIAGWVALGALAGGLTTMQIGATARNSVTPLPLEEMQQLAAVFGMIKTDYVEPVDEKKLISDAIGGMVSGLDPHSVYFDKTTFKEFREGTTGKFVGVGIEIGMEDGLVKVVSPIEGSPAFRAGLKTGDLITKIDETYVKGLTMDQAVKRMRGEPNTKVVLNIFRKSENRSFPVTITREEIRVQSVRAKMIEPGYGWVRITQFQDRTVEDFAAKVEKLYKDDPKLKGLVLDLRNDPGGLLEGAIAVSSAFLPKDVTVVSTNGQLPESKAVFKARSEDYSRRFGSDPLAKLPAALKTVPLVVLVNEGSASASEIVSGALQDHKRAVIMGGQTFGKGSVQTVRQLTADTALKITTARYYTPSGRSIQAKGIVPDVMVDESADGNLYSALRVREADLDKHITSGQGAEVKDAAREKAREEAIKKLEEASVKKNEAPKPLPEFGSAEDFPLQQALNKLQGKPVLVSKTMTERKPEDSKAQ; from the coding sequence ATGACTTCCAAATTGAAGATCGCAGGCTGGGTCGCGCTGGGTGCGCTGGCCGGCGGCTTGACCACCATGCAGATCGGTGCCACGGCCCGAAACTCGGTGACGCCCTTGCCGCTCGAAGAAATGCAGCAGCTCGCGGCGGTATTCGGGATGATCAAGACCGATTACGTCGAACCCGTTGACGAAAAGAAACTCATCAGTGACGCCATCGGCGGCATGGTTTCCGGGCTGGACCCGCACTCGGTTTATTTCGACAAGACCACCTTCAAGGAATTCCGTGAAGGCACGACCGGCAAGTTTGTCGGTGTGGGCATCGAAATCGGCATGGAAGACGGCCTGGTCAAGGTCGTCTCGCCCATCGAAGGCTCCCCCGCCTTCCGCGCCGGCCTCAAGACCGGCGACCTGATCACCAAGATCGACGAAACCTACGTCAAGGGTCTGACCATGGACCAGGCCGTCAAGCGCATGCGCGGCGAGCCCAACACCAAGGTCGTGCTCAACATCTTCCGCAAGTCCGAGAACCGCAGCTTCCCGGTCACGATCACCCGCGAGGAGATCCGTGTCCAGAGCGTGCGCGCCAAGATGATCGAGCCGGGTTACGGCTGGGTGCGCATCACCCAGTTCCAGGACCGCACGGTCGAAGATTTCGCGGCCAAGGTCGAGAAACTCTACAAGGACGACCCCAAGCTCAAGGGCCTGGTGCTGGATCTGCGCAATGACCCGGGTGGCCTGCTTGAGGGCGCGATTGCCGTGTCTTCTGCCTTCCTGCCCAAGGACGTGACGGTGGTGTCCACCAACGGCCAACTGCCTGAATCCAAGGCCGTGTTCAAGGCCCGTTCCGAAGATTACTCGCGCCGCTTTGGCTCGGACCCGCTGGCCAAGCTGCCCGCCGCGCTCAAGACGGTGCCGCTGGTGGTGCTGGTCAACGAAGGCTCGGCCTCTGCCAGCGAAATCGTCTCGGGTGCCCTGCAGGACCACAAGCGTGCCGTCATCATGGGTGGCCAGACCTTCGGCAAGGGCTCGGTGCAGACCGTGCGTCAGCTGACGGCCGACACCGCCCTGAAGATCACCACCGCCCGTTACTACACGCCAAGTGGCCGCTCCATCCAGGCCAAGGGCATCGTGCCGGACGTGATGGTGGACGAAAGCGCCGATGGCAACCTGTACTCGGCCCTGCGTGTGCGCGAGGCCGATCTGGACAAACACATCACCAGCGGCCAGGGTGCCGAGGTGAAGGATGCCGCCCGTGAAAAGGCGCGCGAAGAGGCGATCAAGAAGCTGGAAGAAGCCAGCGTCAAGAAGAACGAGGCACCCAAGCCCCTGCCCGAGTTTGGCAGCGCCGAAGACTTCCCGCTGCAACAGGCGCTCAACAAGCTGCAAGGCAAGCCCGTGCTGGTCTCCAAGACCATGACCGAGCGCAAGCCCGAGGACAGCAAGGCCCAGTGA